From the Coriobacteriia bacterium genome, one window contains:
- the murG gene encoding undecaprenyldiphospho-muramoylpentapeptide beta-N-acetylglucosaminyltransferase gives MRVLLSGGGTAGHIYPALTVAGRLVADGHEVLFVGTPDGLESRLVPEAGIEFVGVPAKGFDRGNPLTIISSTALIATSIGSAARAIRTFGPDVVLGVGGYVSLPVGLAAVLKRVPLVLHEQNSVPGLANRVLSRWARAVGVTYEESLQHLAHPERGVVTGNPVREAVLGADRLRGRAAFDLDAEATVLLVFGGSRGARHINDTFVGLAPQLMGEPSLQVLHSAGRIEAASVASRVADALGRDQRRYRVVDYIDAMGDAIAAADVVISRAGATSIAEITAIGRAAVLVPYPYATDDHQTLNARAVAEAGGAELVPDDELGSERFREVVLGIVQDAGRRSAMAAASAALGRRDATERVVALLDG, from the coding sequence GTGCGAGTACTGCTGAGTGGCGGCGGCACGGCGGGGCATATCTACCCGGCGCTGACCGTGGCCGGCCGGCTGGTGGCCGACGGGCATGAGGTCCTGTTCGTGGGGACGCCCGACGGCCTGGAGTCACGACTGGTGCCCGAGGCCGGGATCGAGTTCGTTGGAGTGCCGGCGAAGGGCTTCGACCGCGGCAACCCGCTGACCATCATCTCGTCGACCGCCTTGATCGCGACGTCGATCGGCAGTGCGGCGCGGGCGATCCGCACCTTCGGCCCTGACGTCGTTCTTGGCGTCGGCGGCTACGTCTCGCTTCCGGTCGGACTCGCTGCAGTGCTCAAGCGCGTGCCGCTCGTGTTGCACGAGCAGAACTCGGTACCGGGACTCGCGAACCGCGTTCTGTCACGTTGGGCGCGGGCAGTGGGCGTCACGTACGAAGAGTCGCTGCAGCACCTGGCTCATCCCGAGCGCGGCGTGGTGACGGGCAACCCCGTGCGCGAGGCTGTGCTGGGCGCGGACAGGCTCCGCGGCAGGGCCGCATTCGACCTGGATGCCGAGGCCACCGTGCTGCTGGTATTCGGCGGGAGCAGAGGCGCCCGCCACATCAATGACACGTTCGTCGGCCTGGCGCCCCAACTGATGGGGGAGCCGTCGTTGCAGGTGCTCCACTCGGCAGGTAGGATTGAGGCCGCTTCGGTGGCGTCGCGCGTTGCAGACGCGCTCGGCCGTGACCAGCGCCGTTACAGGGTCGTCGACTACATCGATGCCATGGGCGACGCGATCGCGGCGGCTGATGTCGTCATCTCGCGCGCAGGCGCTACATCGATCGCCGAGATCACGGCGATCGGGCGCGCAGCGGTCCTCGTGCCGTATCCGTACGCGACGGACGATCACCAGACGCTGAATGCGCGTGCTGTTGCCGAAGCGGGTGGTGCCGAACTCGTGCCCGACGATGAGCTGGGAAGCGAGCGGTTCCGAGAGGTTGTGCTTGGAATCGTACAGGACGCCGGGCGGCGCAGCGCAATGGCGGCGGCATCGGCAGCACTCGGCCGGCGTGATGCGACGGAGCGAGTCGTCGCTCTGCTGGACGGGTAG
- a CDS encoding putative peptidoglycan glycosyltransferase FtsW yields the protein MPRKPRLTPMAYVLLGVTCFLVVGGALMVYSASSVADYADPAIADSAYHLKKQLLFAGIGAVALYLGSLWDFRAGKRGSMDIRRPEVVAWGLWGVSLLGLIVVEAIGVGKWGATRSIDLGFAYVQPSEYAKLGCLAVIAVLLVAWRKGHIDDRTLLIRMATVLGPVVLLIMLQPDMGTTVSLLLGVVVLLWLGGVKGRWFGLMAAIGIPSAALLVLVAGYRVDRVTAFLDPWADPQKGGYQIIQSLYAFGSGSFFGVGLGLSRQKFFYLPAAHTDFIFAVIGEELGLAGTLAVVVAFGLFAYAGFRIALDCKDLFGRLIAGGLTAMIVVQAVMNMAAVTGLMPITGIPLPFVSAGGSSLTLTLACVGLILAVARSNSGTRMRLVRPTKTRGSERASTAEWRRHGGAYLPGADRGRPAGGRRA from the coding sequence ATGCCGCGCAAGCCTAGACTCACGCCGATGGCGTACGTGCTTCTCGGGGTCACCTGCTTCCTCGTCGTAGGTGGGGCGCTGATGGTCTACTCGGCTTCGTCGGTGGCGGACTATGCCGACCCGGCTATCGCCGACAGTGCGTATCACCTGAAGAAGCAGCTGCTCTTCGCCGGCATCGGCGCTGTTGCGCTCTACCTGGGGTCGTTGTGGGACTTCCGCGCAGGCAAGCGTGGCTCCATGGACATCAGGCGTCCCGAGGTCGTGGCCTGGGGTCTGTGGGGCGTCTCGCTGCTCGGCCTGATCGTCGTCGAGGCCATAGGCGTTGGGAAGTGGGGCGCGACGCGGTCCATCGACCTCGGCTTCGCGTACGTGCAGCCCTCGGAGTACGCCAAGCTCGGGTGCCTCGCGGTGATCGCGGTGCTTCTCGTGGCGTGGCGCAAGGGACACATCGACGACCGTACGCTGCTCATCCGCATGGCGACGGTGCTCGGCCCGGTCGTGCTGCTCATCATGTTGCAGCCCGACATGGGCACGACTGTGTCGCTCCTGCTTGGCGTGGTGGTGCTGCTCTGGCTCGGCGGGGTCAAAGGACGCTGGTTCGGGCTCATGGCAGCCATCGGCATCCCTTCGGCGGCGTTGCTTGTGCTCGTAGCGGGCTATCGCGTGGACCGCGTTACGGCGTTCCTGGACCCGTGGGCCGATCCGCAGAAGGGCGGCTATCAGATCATCCAATCGTTGTACGCGTTCGGATCGGGCAGCTTCTTCGGTGTGGGGCTCGGCCTGTCGAGGCAGAAGTTCTTCTATCTTCCTGCTGCCCACACCGACTTCATCTTCGCCGTCATCGGCGAGGAGCTGGGCCTTGCCGGAACGCTCGCCGTGGTGGTGGCCTTCGGCCTCTTCGCGTACGCCGGGTTCCGGATCGCGCTCGACTGCAAGGACCTCTTCGGCCGTCTGATCGCGGGCGGTCTGACCGCCATGATCGTCGTGCAGGCGGTCATGAACATGGCGGCTGTGACCGGACTGATGCCCATCACCGGCATCCCGCTGCCGTTCGTGAGCGCCGGCGGGTCGTCGCTCACGCTGACTCTCGCGTGCGTCGGCCTCATACTGGCTGTAGCCCGGAGTAACTCGGGGACGCGCATGCGACTGGTGCGACCGACCAAGACCAGGGGGTCAGAACGTGCGAGTACTGCTGAGTGGCGGCGGCACGGCGGGGCATATCTACCCGGCGCTGACCGTGGCCGGCCGGCTGGTGGCCGACGGGCATGA